CCGACTCCGGGCGCTAACCTTTCCAGCCGCTCCCGGCTCACGAAGGCCACGTCGGGCGCGCGCACGGTGTCGGGGTCAGAAGCCAGTTTGAAGCCGGTCTCACCCGCGTAGACCATGCCAAGCTTATTGGCCTTGACGTGGTTGTGGAGCGAGGCCGCTACCTCTACGACGAGGATACCGTGTTCTTCTCCCGGTGGCGACATTTGCTTGAGTTCTCCCCTCACCAGTTCGTACCTGAAGCCGTCATCCGGCCTGTCGAAAAGCTCTTCGGCGGTAACCAGTCGATTCTGCACCTGCGCGCTCATAAAC
This DNA window, taken from Deinococcota bacterium, encodes the following:
- a CDS encoding Uma2 family endonuclease yields the protein MSAQVQNRLVTAEELFDRPDDGFRYELVRGELKQMSPPGEEHGILVVEVAASLHNHVKANKLGMVYAGETGFKLASDPDTVRAPDVAFVSRERLERLAPGVGYRPEAPDLVVEIISPSDRYTEVDEKVSQWLEAGTRMVLVVNPRNRSVRMYRSRQEGRLLTGEDVIDGADVVPGWKLPVGELFA